The proteins below come from a single Asanoa ferruginea genomic window:
- a CDS encoding peptidase inhibitor family I36 protein has translation MRSFFRLALVVIMTAVPLAAAPAWGQASEAGLAVYEGRLVDLAKGWDGAQSCVVFSTSDTRCFASHADADKLLGYRRDADPLVAQTARSLGAVAAAAVPSCSSGWLCLYENTNGGGRRLQFSDEYWHYLSDWGFNRSTSSWRNNQGASDAGHLSLYNLTTVYNCAARAYALSMGSYNDQAYAVWG, from the coding sequence ATGAGAAGCTTTTTCCGGTTGGCCCTGGTTGTGATTATGACCGCGGTCCCGTTGGCGGCTGCTCCCGCTTGGGGGCAAGCCAGCGAGGCGGGTTTGGCGGTATACGAGGGTCGTTTGGTCGATCTTGCGAAGGGTTGGGACGGTGCACAGTCCTGTGTGGTGTTCTCGACCTCTGATACCAGATGCTTCGCTTCGCACGCCGACGCGGACAAGTTGTTGGGTTATCGCCGGGATGCGGACCCGTTGGTCGCTCAGACTGCTCGTTCCTTAGGTGCGGTCGCAGCTGCGGCGGTGCCGTCGTGTTCGTCGGGGTGGCTGTGTCTGTACGAGAACACCAACGGTGGTGGGCGCCGCTTGCAGTTCAGCGACGAGTACTGGCACTACCTGTCGGACTGGGGGTTCAACCGGTCGACGTCGTCGTGGCGGAACAACCAAGGGGCCAGCGATGCCGGCCATCTGTCGTTGTACAACCTGACGACGGTGTACAACTGCGCGGCCCGCGCGTACGCGCTGTCGATGGGCAGCTACAACGATCAGGCCTATGCCGTGTGGGGTTGA
- a CDS encoding CU044_5270 family protein — protein sequence MSDADRIREIFAPADPIIDDDYVSDPERNERTLQAILATPRTGASGDPRRGVLTRRAWLAAAAIVAVAAVGAVVALAIPRTTSAAWAATPAPLAYQQPTTPQPAMDRLHALAASIAEHPHTPAPGGARDHLKIRSWALGSKIDGAAVTSVVIPTETETWRNPDNSGSSTTCYLEPEDASAAQLETWRDEGSPGADETPTQDRFPAGGFPYLWQGRPPSEPRALQRWLASTRQGANPATTIVSGLTDLLRERALTPAETSAALHVLADLPGLRYTGTITDRAGRTGDAYTATLPGAVQSGGPGLPITYTFIIDPDTGQILAVERVLETDVGKNNVTAPAVIGYDTYVVSELVAE from the coding sequence ATGAGCGACGCCGATCGCATCAGGGAGATCTTCGCGCCGGCGGACCCGATTATCGATGACGACTACGTCTCTGACCCGGAGCGAAACGAACGCACCCTGCAAGCCATTCTCGCCACGCCCCGAACCGGCGCGTCCGGCGACCCTCGCCGCGGCGTGCTCACCCGTCGAGCGTGGCTCGCGGCCGCGGCCATCGTGGCCGTCGCCGCCGTCGGAGCCGTTGTCGCCCTGGCCATCCCCCGGACGACATCGGCCGCGTGGGCGGCGACACCGGCACCACTGGCATACCAGCAGCCCACTACGCCGCAACCTGCCATGGACCGGCTGCATGCCCTCGCCGCCAGCATCGCCGAGCACCCCCACACGCCTGCGCCAGGCGGCGCCCGCGACCATTTGAAGATCCGTAGCTGGGCGTTGGGAAGCAAGATCGACGGCGCGGCGGTGACTTCCGTCGTCATCCCCACCGAGACCGAGACCTGGCGTAACCCCGACAACTCCGGAAGCTCCACCACCTGCTACCTCGAGCCGGAAGACGCCAGCGCGGCGCAGTTGGAAACCTGGCGCGACGAAGGATCACCTGGCGCCGACGAGACACCAACCCAGGACCGCTTCCCCGCCGGCGGGTTTCCTTATCTGTGGCAGGGTCGCCCGCCCAGCGAACCCAGGGCGCTACAGCGGTGGCTGGCCTCCACCCGGCAGGGCGCCAACCCAGCCACAACCATCGTCAGCGGGCTTACCGATCTTCTGCGAGAACGGGCCCTGACCCCGGCCGAGACGTCCGCAGCCCTGCACGTCCTCGCCGACCTGCCCGGATTGCGGTACACCGGCACCATCACCGACCGGGCCGGCCGCACCGGCGACGCCTACACCGCCACCCTCCCCGGAGCCGTCCAATCCGGTGGGCCCGGCCTGCCCATCACCTACACATTCATCATCGACCCCGACACCGGACAGATCCTGGCGGTCGAACGCGTGCTTGAGACCGACGTCGGCAAGAACAACGTCACCGCACCCGCGGTCATCGGATACGACACCTACGTGGTCAGCGAGCTCGTCGCCGAATGA
- a CDS encoding RNA polymerase sigma factor — protein MNTTTVMGTPSDEERFETMYRQHRGAIERYVRRRAVDLDCDDVVAKVMATAWQRFDTVPEDNPLPWLYITARNVLANEIRDHRNDRHDPHDPAGSLFAGIPEQRDDAAGVVDRDVLRQAIAELPEPDCEILRLIAFEELTVPEVATVLGMRRTAVYNRVARLRALWDGHSDDPPKRIYQIVPLLGRRRSR, from the coding sequence GTGAACACAACGACAGTGATGGGAACGCCCAGCGACGAGGAGAGGTTCGAGACGATGTATCGGCAGCACCGCGGCGCCATCGAACGCTATGTTCGCCGTCGGGCGGTCGACCTAGACTGCGACGATGTGGTGGCCAAGGTGATGGCGACCGCGTGGCAGCGTTTCGACACCGTGCCAGAAGACAATCCCCTTCCGTGGCTGTACATCACGGCGAGAAACGTCCTGGCCAACGAGATCCGTGACCACCGCAACGACAGGCACGACCCGCACGACCCCGCCGGGAGCCTTTTCGCTGGCATACCTGAGCAGCGCGACGACGCCGCTGGGGTCGTCGACCGGGATGTCCTGCGTCAAGCGATCGCCGAGCTGCCGGAACCCGACTGTGAGATCTTGCGGCTGATCGCTTTCGAGGAACTGACCGTGCCGGAAGTTGCCACCGTGTTAGGCATGCGTCGCACCGCCGTCTACAACCGAGTCGCCCGGCTCCGCGCTCTGTGGGACGGCCACAGCGACGACCCTCCGAAGCGGATCTACCAGATCGTCCCGCTGTTGGGCCGCAGGAGGAGCCGATGA
- a CDS encoding helix-turn-helix domain-containing protein has translation MAAPTLPEDENARRLKTVLLEDFAQDLGQLRKAAGLSYTQLAAHAFQSKTSLYNADHGKTFPTWEVTAAYLTACGEDDHQPWKRRWARVAVALGRRDRRPHRSRHANSADTLDRPPPDPNQATTVAHFIDSMSELRSWSGMTYRAIAVASECLPRRIPTSTLSDLLTHRVRLPDEPLLASFLIVCGLNHDDQQPWFTTAHRLRLGTSEPPATHHDGNQQWWTRRRIAIAALATAAAVALGGICGAQGWMPF, from the coding sequence ATGGCAGCACCCACCCTGCCGGAAGACGAGAACGCGCGACGACTCAAGACCGTCCTGCTCGAAGACTTCGCCCAGGACCTCGGCCAGCTCCGTAAAGCCGCCGGCCTGTCCTACACGCAGCTGGCCGCACACGCGTTCCAGTCCAAGACCAGCCTCTACAACGCTGACCACGGCAAGACCTTCCCGACCTGGGAGGTCACCGCTGCCTACCTCACCGCCTGCGGCGAAGACGACCACCAGCCCTGGAAACGACGCTGGGCCCGAGTCGCGGTAGCGCTCGGCCGTCGCGACCGCCGCCCGCACCGGTCCCGCCACGCCAACTCCGCCGATACGTTGGACCGGCCGCCGCCTGACCCGAACCAAGCGACCACCGTCGCCCACTTCATCGACAGCATGAGCGAGCTACGGAGCTGGTCCGGCATGACCTACCGCGCGATCGCGGTCGCCTCGGAGTGCCTACCCCGACGCATACCCACCAGCACACTGTCCGACCTGCTCACCCACCGCGTCCGACTACCCGACGAACCACTGCTGGCCTCGTTCCTCATCGTCTGCGGCCTCAACCACGACGATCAACAACCATGGTTCACCACCGCCCACAGGCTGCGCCTAGGCACATCCGAGCCACCCGCAACGCATCATGACGGCAACCAACAATGGTGGACGCGGCGCCGAATCGCGATCGCAGCCCTCGCCACAGCCGCAGCCGTAGCACTCGGCGGAATCTGTGGCGCCCAAGGATGGATGCCGTTCTAA
- a CDS encoding sensor histidine kinase, which yields MNAPTWPEEAWKWAVARLCLSFIAAVILLDRLVRNLVDNAIRHNHRGGWIEMTTRHEPDGVLVVVRNSGEQIPSAEIDRLFEPFQRLDPNRVMGGGSSGLGLAIVRSFVHAHRGNVVATPEPSGGLTITVTLPTTRPRSDADRTRIAHDAR from the coding sequence TTGAACGCCCCGACCTGGCCCGAAGAGGCGTGGAAGTGGGCCGTCGCACGGCTCTGCCTCAGCTTCATCGCCGCCGTCATCCTGCTGGACCGGTTGGTGCGAAACCTTGTGGACAACGCGATCCGACACAACCACCGGGGTGGCTGGATCGAAATGACCACCCGCCATGAGCCCGACGGTGTGCTCGTCGTGGTACGCAACAGCGGCGAACAAATCCCGTCAGCCGAGATTGACCGGCTGTTCGAGCCGTTCCAGCGACTCGACCCGAACCGTGTCATGGGAGGCGGATCCAGCGGCCTGGGCCTGGCCATCGTGCGGTCGTTCGTCCACGCACACCGTGGCAATGTCGTGGCCACGCCGGAGCCCTCCGGCGGCCTGACGATCACCGTGACCCTACCCACGACCCGGCCCCGATCGGACGCCGATCGAACTCGCATCGCACATGACGCCCGATGA
- a CDS encoding GNAT family N-acetyltransferase: protein MATTGPNFSIAAQRPSRRRSSCPASHSGHLARAWASVTLKGGGPAASTSNLRTSSRRPSRFTERRTPNAGRRRSRKPPEVEIGWHLHPDVWGTGYATEAARALMDDAFAQGLTRIIGVTNVGNETSQAVCRRLSMAHLGETTRYYDTTKDCSRSCPFEWR, encoded by the coding sequence TTGGCCACAACAGGGCCGAACTTTTCCATAGCCGCCCAGCGCCCCTCCCGGCGGCGCTCCTCGTGCCCCGCTTCCCACTCCGGCCACCTGGCCCGAGCCTGGGCAAGTGTCACCCTGAAAGGCGGAGGCCCCGCCGCGTCTACCTCCAACTTACGCACGAGCTCTCGCCGGCCCTCACGATTTACCGAACGCCGAACGCCGAACGCGGGTCGTCGTCGGTCGCGTAAGCCGCCCGAGGTGGAGATCGGCTGGCATCTGCACCCGGACGTGTGGGGAACCGGCTATGCCACCGAAGCAGCGCGAGCCCTCATGGACGACGCGTTTGCTCAGGGCCTCACGCGGATCATCGGCGTAACCAACGTGGGCAACGAAACCTCACAGGCAGTCTGCCGACGACTTAGCATGGCGCACCTCGGTGAAACGACCAGGTACTACGACACCACGAAAGACTGTTCGAGAAGCTGCCCCTTTGAATGGCGATAG
- a CDS encoding helix-turn-helix transcriptional regulator, translating to MAAALPLVGRRSERALLVETLVPSHGPRAVVVIGEAGVGKTRLIADAIRDARAAGVTVLEGNCLPLSESVPFLPVTEALRSLDPSALARCAPHVRSELVRLMPDWGTERDPVKQSRAEGGQHRGRLFAALRDLLTALAADGPYALVFEDLHWADATTRDFVSYLIAVDRDGVTPLVMSSRIEELDPTRLLGRWFAELTRQSGVKQLHLDRLSRPEVAEHIHGLVGAPAPSAFVDEVYARADGNAFFTEQLVAALHDGGALTPGATLPWNLAQLLLAQAKRVRDDGQQVLAALAVAGRGLDEQLLAAITGLSGRGLATALQELADAWLIDRPGMDGRYRLRHALVGEAVSGDMLAGDRRERHAATARALTVHGAADGAGEVAEHWAAAGQSNEELPWRVAAAAEATDVYAHREAATHWKRVIDLWPGVPTEARPAGIDLPTSYLNAVDALDRSGDTRRAGQLAEEALQTQGTTTDRRALILLYERVSHYREWEQDGSGLEPLEKAMAMLAGLPPGREHVGVLRSYADALWDANRADEARPFLEQALRVCAAGVPAVDEVEALRDLTYYVFDDGDVSDGMRLLYRAEAVAYRSSDSLATITIHVAHCDALLDLGRLEDAASIARAGLEVARRAGLEHHAHAQFLRSMVLRALAELGDWAEAEPVIDAMTQSAPTSGASYDYMARARLDILAGDLTSATERWTAIEAVTHRTNLDFGANVVDRCRIDLWSGRPREALRRIQQVPQPLDRASFRPHTAEVLSLAMRTCADLAELALARQDSRGTQTAHRAAQDVVMMREAMTRDPFAQHPYYVTGPAHGANWKAEITRLHHRSDPDAWAAAAAAWEGLRRPHRVGYARWRQAEALLATGKTAPARDCLRQAATAAHNYTPLLAEIRTLSRLAHVDLRDQPTTIRPEPAPYGLTPREIAVLRLVADGLTNTQIGNRLYISEKTASVHITNIMRKLAVKNRAQAAALAQRAGLLNLEQS from the coding sequence GTGGCTGCGGCATTGCCCCTGGTGGGCCGCCGATCCGAGCGGGCGTTGCTGGTAGAGACGCTCGTTCCCTCTCATGGTCCGCGGGCCGTGGTGGTTATTGGCGAGGCGGGGGTAGGCAAGACCCGGTTGATCGCGGATGCGATCCGGGATGCTCGCGCAGCCGGCGTGACCGTACTGGAGGGGAACTGTCTACCGCTGAGCGAGAGCGTGCCGTTCCTTCCAGTCACCGAAGCCTTGCGGTCCCTAGATCCGTCGGCTCTCGCGCGCTGTGCCCCACATGTTCGGTCCGAGCTGGTGCGGTTGATGCCCGATTGGGGCACTGAACGGGACCCGGTCAAGCAGAGTCGTGCCGAGGGCGGGCAGCACCGAGGACGGCTGTTCGCCGCGCTGCGCGATCTTCTCACCGCATTAGCGGCGGACGGCCCGTATGCGTTGGTCTTCGAAGATCTCCACTGGGCGGATGCGACAACGCGCGACTTCGTGTCATATCTGATCGCAGTCGACCGGGATGGTGTCACGCCCCTGGTGATGTCCAGCCGCATCGAGGAACTCGACCCGACCCGGCTGCTGGGACGCTGGTTCGCCGAGCTGACCCGCCAGAGTGGAGTCAAACAACTTCACCTTGATCGGCTGTCTCGGCCTGAGGTGGCCGAGCACATCCATGGTCTCGTCGGCGCCCCCGCTCCGTCCGCGTTCGTCGACGAGGTATACGCCCGTGCCGACGGCAACGCCTTCTTCACCGAGCAGCTCGTGGCCGCCTTGCATGACGGCGGCGCTCTCACGCCGGGGGCGACATTGCCATGGAACCTGGCACAACTACTGCTGGCCCAAGCGAAGAGGGTCCGCGACGACGGCCAGCAGGTGCTGGCGGCGTTAGCGGTGGCCGGGCGGGGACTCGACGAACAATTGCTGGCAGCGATCACCGGGTTGTCCGGTCGAGGACTGGCCACCGCATTGCAGGAGCTGGCCGACGCGTGGTTGATCGATCGGCCGGGCATGGACGGTCGCTACCGGCTGCGCCACGCACTGGTCGGTGAGGCCGTTTCGGGCGACATGCTCGCCGGGGATCGACGGGAACGGCACGCCGCCACGGCCCGGGCGTTGACTGTCCACGGGGCAGCGGACGGGGCCGGGGAGGTGGCCGAACACTGGGCCGCGGCGGGGCAATCAAACGAGGAGCTACCGTGGCGGGTCGCTGCAGCAGCCGAGGCCACGGACGTGTACGCCCACCGGGAGGCCGCAACACACTGGAAGCGAGTGATCGACCTATGGCCCGGGGTGCCGACCGAGGCCCGACCGGCCGGAATCGATCTGCCCACGAGCTACCTGAACGCCGTCGACGCCCTGGACCGATCCGGGGACACCAGGAGGGCCGGACAGCTGGCCGAGGAAGCCCTACAAACGCAGGGCACGACGACGGACCGCCGAGCACTCATCCTGCTGTATGAGCGGGTGTCCCACTACCGCGAATGGGAGCAGGACGGCTCCGGGCTCGAGCCGCTCGAGAAGGCGATGGCAATGCTTGCCGGTCTGCCGCCAGGACGCGAACACGTGGGTGTGCTGCGCAGTTACGCGGACGCGTTGTGGGACGCGAACCGCGCAGATGAGGCCCGACCCTTTCTTGAACAGGCCCTGCGCGTATGCGCGGCCGGCGTCCCGGCAGTGGACGAAGTCGAAGCGCTACGCGACCTCACCTACTACGTTTTCGACGATGGTGACGTCTCCGACGGCATGAGGCTGCTCTATCGGGCCGAGGCGGTGGCCTATCGCAGTTCTGACTCGCTAGCCACCATTACGATCCACGTCGCGCATTGCGATGCTCTTCTCGACCTGGGCCGGTTGGAAGACGCGGCCTCCATCGCACGAGCCGGGCTCGAGGTGGCTCGCCGAGCCGGTTTGGAGCACCACGCTCACGCGCAGTTCCTGCGGTCCATGGTCCTGAGGGCGTTGGCCGAACTCGGAGATTGGGCCGAGGCCGAACCAGTCATCGACGCCATGACGCAGTCGGCCCCCACCTCCGGAGCCTCGTACGACTACATGGCCCGCGCCAGGCTGGACATCCTGGCAGGCGACCTTACTTCCGCCACCGAGCGGTGGACTGCCATCGAAGCCGTCACCCATCGAACGAACCTCGACTTCGGCGCGAACGTGGTGGACCGATGCCGTATCGATCTCTGGTCGGGTCGGCCTCGGGAGGCATTGCGCCGGATTCAGCAGGTTCCCCAGCCGCTGGACAGGGCCTCGTTCCGACCACATACAGCCGAAGTCCTCTCCCTCGCCATGCGAACCTGTGCCGACCTCGCCGAACTCGCCCTTGCCCGACAAGACTCCCGAGGGACACAGACGGCCCACCGCGCCGCCCAGGACGTCGTCATGATGCGTGAGGCGATGACGCGGGACCCATTCGCCCAGCACCCCTACTACGTGACCGGCCCCGCCCACGGAGCGAACTGGAAGGCGGAGATCACCCGGCTGCACCACAGATCCGACCCGGACGCCTGGGCGGCCGCAGCGGCGGCCTGGGAGGGACTGCGCCGGCCACACCGTGTCGGCTACGCCCGATGGCGCCAGGCCGAGGCATTACTCGCCACAGGCAAGACCGCTCCAGCCCGCGACTGCCTCCGCCAGGCCGCGACCGCCGCGCACAACTACACGCCGCTGCTGGCCGAGATCCGGACGCTCTCCCGGCTGGCCCACGTCGACCTCCGTGACCAACCCACCACGATCCGGCCAGAGCCTGCCCCGTACGGGCTGACGCCGCGCGAGATTGCCGTCCTACGACTCGTCGCAGACGGCCTGACCAACACACAAATCGGCAACCGGCTCTACATCAGTGAAAAGACGGCCAGCGTCCACATCACCAACATCATGCGCAAACTCGCAGTGAAGAACCGAGCCCAAGCGGCCGCGCTCGCCCAACGCGCCGGCCTCCTGAACCTCGAGCAATCCTGA
- a CDS encoding AAA family ATPase, which yields MVGALPLVGRRAEVEFLADALAPVGEPRTVVIVGEAGVGKTRLVEEAIARARAADVKVLTGTCLPLHDNLPFLPVTEALRGIDKSDRHPVPFVVERCPVQVRAELARLIPAWLRR from the coding sequence ATGGTTGGGGCGTTGCCCCTTGTCGGTCGTCGGGCCGAAGTGGAGTTCCTGGCGGACGCATTAGCGCCCGTGGGTGAACCTCGCACTGTCGTGATCGTCGGTGAGGCCGGTGTAGGGAAGACCCGGCTCGTCGAGGAGGCCATCGCGCGGGCCCGGGCAGCGGACGTGAAGGTGCTGACCGGGACCTGTCTGCCGCTGCACGACAATCTGCCCTTCCTTCCCGTTACCGAGGCGTTACGCGGCATCGACAAATCGGACCGGCACCCTGTCCCGTTCGTCGTGGAGCGTTGTCCTGTGCAGGTGCGGGCGGAGCTCGCCAGGTTGATCCCGGCCTGGTTGCGCAGATAG
- a CDS encoding ATP-binding protein, which translates to MARGETAQPGGPLFEEVRALYRSAGEPSTRAIARGLGTGVLSHTTVHAVLSGNRVPRWDPLKQVVGYLGGDVERFHRLWLEARRAEDPPSTRGVLVAERPAPLVGRAIELDTARRWVTDLNLGRGRVVLIEGEPGIGKSALARAIASEASAVSYAIWATCEELNQAFSLLPLLDALRLQTPRAAAGQPSRAELLRANPTVGGQPDAVSAALNQLLTQVEELCTVAPVTLVVDDLQWADPSTVTAVSLLSRSVPRLPLLLVGIVRPVPLRDDLSALRRMLQTPPLVLRGLGKADVAELVGARAGDVPGEALLRIAAGAGGNPFYITELVEALSRSGALIRDQGRVEVVEERVPASLAAALANRIEYLPQPVLEVLRIAALLGLRISIPELAAVSERQVTDLLPDLEEAIRAGFFLDTGPELTFRHPLLRASLYESRPVPIRAALHRDAARALADSGAAAGRVARQLLPALDLGGWDTPVDSWIVPWLVGVGNQLIANAPDTAVQLLRWALTARSQEPGTRDELTCRLAHALFVVGDSAGAAKVASAGLATATRPDAIVDLQWTLTQSRAAEGNPEETLPVLTRGLTLPGVTQVHRARLLVLIARVHRACGRPEAAEQCANEALATATEVGDRWASGWALFTMAVLCGMRGDSRDALSLIDRALIVVDADSGLAELEMLLHVNRSLALGTLNRYDEAITAAERGRRMADRAGNVLRCGQAQSALAELHFHAGQWDDALAEVDVESIRGADPISVCLRYGIAAVVGLHRGDRTAGERLEDAAPHAERLTGRLVGPLVLARSVEREQAGLPAEALSALVDGPSGWEVDVIEAAELLPDVVRLAVTVGDHGTAQLFVARAEAGASAARPQEGYAAIAPHCRGLLHSDPEPLLEAADQYSLLGRPLPRAQALEAAGIALAERGAIAHARSCFAESILVYRDLRANWDLDRIEATVAIYDRL; encoded by the coding sequence GTGGCTCGAGGCGAAACAGCGCAGCCTGGTGGACCGCTGTTCGAAGAGGTGCGCGCCCTGTATCGCAGTGCAGGTGAGCCGAGTACGAGGGCTATCGCCCGCGGGCTCGGGACCGGGGTGCTGAGTCACACGACTGTTCACGCGGTACTTAGCGGCAACCGCGTTCCGCGCTGGGATCCGCTGAAGCAGGTTGTCGGATACCTTGGCGGCGACGTAGAGCGGTTCCATCGCCTCTGGCTGGAAGCTAGAAGAGCGGAAGATCCACCGTCGACCCGCGGCGTGCTCGTCGCCGAGAGACCTGCCCCCCTCGTCGGGAGAGCAATCGAGCTCGACACTGCCCGCCGTTGGGTGACCGACCTGAACCTCGGACGAGGTCGTGTCGTTTTGATCGAGGGCGAGCCGGGCATTGGCAAGTCAGCCCTCGCCAGAGCCATCGCCTCGGAAGCGTCGGCCGTGAGCTACGCTATTTGGGCCACCTGCGAGGAACTGAACCAGGCGTTCTCGCTACTGCCGTTGCTGGACGCGCTACGCCTTCAGACCCCAAGGGCTGCGGCGGGCCAGCCCAGCAGGGCTGAGCTGCTACGGGCCAATCCGACCGTCGGTGGCCAGCCTGACGCCGTTTCCGCCGCTCTGAACCAACTACTGACGCAGGTGGAAGAACTGTGCACGGTAGCCCCAGTGACCTTGGTTGTGGACGATCTACAGTGGGCTGACCCGAGCACAGTGACGGCAGTCAGTCTTCTATCCCGGTCAGTGCCTCGGCTCCCGCTACTGCTTGTTGGGATCGTTCGGCCGGTACCCCTTCGCGACGACCTCAGCGCGCTTCGGCGGATGCTGCAGACTCCGCCCCTCGTCCTGCGAGGCCTTGGAAAAGCAGACGTCGCAGAGCTGGTCGGCGCCAGAGCCGGCGACGTCCCTGGCGAGGCGCTGCTCCGCATCGCCGCGGGTGCCGGTGGCAATCCCTTCTATATCACCGAATTGGTCGAAGCGCTCTCCCGCAGCGGAGCGTTGATCCGCGATCAAGGTCGAGTCGAAGTTGTTGAAGAGCGTGTCCCAGCTTCACTTGCCGCAGCGTTGGCGAACCGTATTGAGTACTTGCCTCAACCCGTACTCGAGGTACTCCGCATCGCTGCGCTCTTGGGGCTGCGGATCTCGATACCAGAACTAGCAGCAGTTTCTGAGCGGCAGGTAACCGATCTTCTGCCAGACCTGGAAGAGGCAATACGGGCAGGGTTCTTCCTCGATACAGGCCCTGAGCTGACATTTCGACATCCGTTGCTACGCGCGTCGCTGTACGAGAGCCGTCCAGTTCCGATACGCGCAGCCCTGCACCGCGACGCGGCCCGAGCCCTTGCCGACTCTGGCGCGGCTGCGGGACGGGTAGCCCGACAACTACTCCCCGCACTAGACCTTGGCGGATGGGATACCCCTGTCGACTCATGGATTGTGCCGTGGCTTGTTGGCGTCGGTAACCAGCTCATAGCAAACGCGCCCGACACGGCGGTCCAACTCCTTAGATGGGCCTTGACCGCGAGATCACAGGAACCCGGCACACGAGATGAGTTGACCTGCCGGCTCGCCCACGCTTTGTTCGTGGTGGGAGATTCGGCTGGCGCGGCGAAAGTGGCATCTGCGGGTCTCGCAACCGCCACGCGGCCTGACGCTATCGTCGACCTACAATGGACACTAACCCAAAGTCGCGCGGCCGAGGGAAACCCCGAAGAGACGCTCCCAGTGCTCACCCGGGGCTTGACACTTCCAGGCGTTACACAGGTTCACCGGGCTCGCCTGCTGGTTCTCATCGCCAGGGTCCACCGCGCATGTGGCAGGCCTGAGGCAGCGGAGCAATGCGCGAACGAAGCTCTCGCTACGGCCACGGAGGTAGGCGATCGTTGGGCCTCGGGTTGGGCGCTGTTCACGATGGCTGTGCTTTGCGGAATGCGAGGCGACTCGCGTGACGCACTCTCACTGATAGACCGTGCGTTGATCGTCGTTGACGCTGATAGCGGACTTGCCGAGCTGGAAATGTTGCTACATGTCAACAGATCGTTGGCTCTGGGCACCCTGAATCGGTACGACGAAGCGATCACCGCTGCCGAACGTGGCAGGCGGATGGCCGATCGCGCGGGCAACGTCCTTCGGTGCGGCCAGGCCCAGAGCGCTTTAGCTGAGCTGCATTTCCACGCGGGTCAGTGGGACGACGCGCTAGCCGAGGTCGATGTCGAGTCAATAAGGGGCGCGGATCCCATCTCTGTGTGCTTGCGCTACGGAATCGCCGCGGTCGTCGGGCTCCATCGCGGCGACCGAACGGCTGGTGAACGTCTCGAGGACGCGGCACCACACGCCGAGCGGCTCACGGGACGGTTAGTCGGACCGCTTGTGCTGGCAAGGTCGGTCGAACGGGAGCAGGCAGGACTCCCGGCTGAGGCGCTCTCGGCGCTAGTTGACGGACCATCCGGGTGGGAGGTGGATGTGATCGAAGCTGCGGAGCTACTCCCGGATGTGGTCCGTCTCGCCGTCACGGTCGGCGACCACGGCACGGCGCAGCTGTTCGTAGCCCGAGCAGAGGCTGGCGCTTCGGCCGCTAGGCCCCAAGAGGGTTACGCCGCCATCGCTCCACACTGCCGCGGTCTGCTCCACAGCGATCCCGAACCTCTGCTGGAGGCTGCCGATCAATATTCGCTCCTTGGACGTCCCTTGCCACGAGCTCAAGCGCTGGAGGCCGCCGGCATTGCCTTGGCGGAACGCGGTGCCATAGCCCATGCCAGATCTTGCTTTGCGGAATCCATTCTGGTGTATAGGGACTTGCGGGCAAACTGGGACCTCGATCGCATCGAGGCCACCGTCGCCATTTACGACCGGCTCTAA